The DNA region TCGAGCGGAGCACCGACGGCGGAGTCGCCGTCGGTCCGCGGCGAAGCGACGGACGACACGACACCGCCGTCGCCGCCGTCGTCGCCGAGACGGCTCCCGACACCGAGCTGTATCTCGCCGCTGTCGGCGACAATCCGACCCCCGAGGAGTACGAGCGAGCCGTCGAGTGGATGATGGCGAACGACGTGTCCATCGTCGTCGACGCCGGGAGCTACTTCTCCTCGGACCCGACGACGAACGGCCGGATAACCGCCGTCGCCGAGCGCGCGGCGTCGAACGGAACCCTCTTCGTCACCTCGGCGGGCAACTATGCGAACAGCCAGTGGGTCGGTGAGGGTCCGTCCGAGGGCTGGGTGAACTTCTCGAACGAGACGCAAGGAAACCGACTGGCCGGCGGCAACGTCACCCGGGGGACGGTCTCGCTGCGCCTCTCGTGGAACACGTCCGCCGACTACGACCTCTATCTGTACCGCGACCGCGGGGGCGGACCGGACCCAGTCGTCGCGAAGTCCGTCCGCCGGCAGAACGCCTCGAACGATAGCGCTCCCGACGACGCCAACGCCTCCGGAGAGTCGTGGGAAGCGATCGACGTATCGGTGCCGCACGGACGGTACTACGTCGCCGTCGACGCTCACAACGGCTCGAACGAGAGTCGGCTCAGACTGCTGTCGAGCCGGCAGTCGCTGGAACACACCGTCTCCAACGGGAGCGTCGTGGCCCCGGCGACGGGTGACGGAGTCGTCGCCGTGGGCGCCGTCGACGCCGACAGCGGTCGAGCGGCGCAGTATAGCTCTCGGAGCGACACGTTCGTCGACGTCTGGGGCCCCGCCAGCGTGCGAACCGAGTTTGGGTCGCTCGAAGGTACCTCCGCCGCAGCGCCCTACGTCGCCGGTACCGCGGCACTCGTCGCGTCGACGTCGTGCGAGGAGTCGATTCGCTCCGAGGAGATGGTCGAACTGCTCCGAGCGTCGGGGGCCGGTGACGACCGATACACGCCCGATTCGGTCCCGGTCGTCGAAGCGACGAGAGCCATAGAAACCGCCGAGAAGACCGGCGACGACGAGTGTCTCGTCGCCGGGTGACGTGGCATCGGTACGGCCGCGTCCACGGACTCCCCCTCGGCTTTTTGTACGAAGACGGGACCACTCACGAGCATCGTGTCGTCACCGAACTCGCAGCCGCCCTCCGACACCGATAAGCGTGCGCCCCGGCGAGAGTCGGGCGTGACCTGGCGCGAGGTGTTCGGACACGACGAGCCGTATCCCGAGCAGGCCGACGGTATCGAGACGGCCGTCGAGACGGCCGTCGACGGCGGGTTCACCGTCGTCGAAGGTGCCTGCGGAACTGGCAAGACGATGCTCGCGCTGACCGCCGGTATCGACCGAGTCCGGGACCCGGACTCGCCGTACGAACGCGTCGTCGTCCTCACCAGCGTCAAACAGCAACTCCGACAATTCGAAGACGACCTCCGGACCATCAACGCGAACCTCCCCGACGAGTGGCGGCCCGTCTCGGGGCTGACGCTCGTCGGCAAGTCCGACGTCTGCCCCTACAGCCGCGAGCGCGTCGCCGGCGTCGACGATTCGAACGTCTACGAGCGCTGCGAGGGCTTGCGCGAACGGACGAGAAACCTCGCGAGCGAGAGCGGGCCGACCACCGCGTCGGCGCTGACAGGCGAGGCGCGACGCGCCCAGACCGGCCTCGCCGACACCGGCGCGGGCGGTCCCTCCTACCTCCAGGCGGCGGGCGAACCGACGCCGTACCTCCCTGAGATGCCCGAGCACGGCGACACCGAGTTCTGCCCCTTCTACGCGCAGTTCCTCGACGACCTGCCCGAGGACGGCGACCCAGTCGAGGCAGTACCGTTCGACTTCGAGGACGCCGGACTGCTGGAACCCTCGGACCTCGTCTCGCTCTCGGCGGGCTTTGGCACCTGCCCTCACTCGACGATGGGTGCGGTACTTCCCCACGTGGAGGTCGTTCTCGGTAACTACTACCACGCGTTCGACCCGACGACGGTAGCGACCTTCACGGGCCCGTTGGTCGACGAGACGACGTTTCTCGTCTGCGACGAGGCGCACATGCTCGAACCCCGCGTCCGCGACCTGGTGAGTTCCGGCGTCGGCGACCGGAGCCTCCGCGACGCCGAGAACGAGGTGACGCGCGTCATCCAACCCGTCGAGTTCGACGAGGCCGGACAGGAGATGCGCGGGTCGACCGCCGACGCCGACCTCGTCCGCGGCGAACTGAAGAAGAGCGACGTGACGCTCCGCGAACTGAAGGAGACGCGCAACTTCCTCCGCGACCTCCGCGAGGAACTCGACCGCCGGGTAACCGCCCACCTTGACGGCGAGGTACCGGATTGGAGAGCGGACCTCACGAGACTGGACGACGCCGAAATCCCGCTCCGGGACCCCGAGGAACCCGGGGTCGACGAGATAACCGAGTGGGCCGAGGAGGCCGGATACGACGGCGGGACGTGGGTGCGCGCTCAGACGGTGGGAGCGGTCGTCGGTCGTATCCTGAACTCGGCGGAGGAGGACGACAAACAGCGGGCCGCGCCGGGCGTCGGCCGCGTGCTCGGCGAGTGGTACCGCTGCGACCACGAGCGCTACTTCCGCGAACTCGAACTGGAGCGGACGTGGGACGAGATGGAGCCACCGGACTCGTGGCGACGGGCGTACAACGCGCGCCTCGCGCTCTACAACTGCGTTCCCTCCGACGCCATCGGCGACCGCCTCGCCGAGTTCGGCGGCGGCGTGCTGATGAGCGCGACGCTCGCACCGATGGATATCTTCCGGACCGTCTCGGGACTCGACGCGCTCGCCGACTCGGGTCGGCCGGTCGAGGAGCGAACGTACGGGCTGACGTTCCCCGAGGCGAACCGTGCGAGTTTCGCCGTCGACGCACCGAAGTTCACCTACGCGAACCGCGGCGCACCGGACGAAGAGAACCCCACGCGGCAGGCGTACGCGGACGCCGTCTCGGAGGTCGCACGGTCGCCCGGCAACGTCCTCGTCGGGATGCCGAGTTACGGCGAGGCCGAGTGGATGGCCGGGGTGCTCGAACGCCGCGTTGACAAGCCCGTTCTCCTCGACGAGTCGAGCGACGACGGGACGACCGAGTCGCTGAAAGCCGAGTTCTTCGGCGGCGAGGGGAAGGTGCTCGTCACGAGTCTGCGAGGGACGTTGACCGAGGGCGTCGACTACCGAGGCGACCGCCTCTCGGCGGCGGTCGTCTGCGGCGTCCCGCTCGTCAACACGTCGAGCCCTCGGACGAAGGCGGTGAAGACGGCGTACGACCGCGCCTTCGACGGGTCGGGCTTCGAGACGGCACTGACGGTGCCGGCGGTCAGAAAAGCGCGGCAGGCAATCGGCCGCGTCATCCGCGGCGACGACGAGGTGGGGGTGCGCGTCTTCGTCGACGCGCGCTACGCTCGCGAGTCGTGGAACGGCGTGCGGGAGTACTTCCCCGACTACGAGCGCGAGGAGTTCCAGCCGGTAAGCCCGGACATGCTCGGCTTCGGACTGGAGCGGTTCTGGTCGAGTCGCTGAGCGGTTAGTCGTCGTAACGCCCGGTCAGTCGACGTCGTACGCTTCGCGGCAGTCGTCGCCACAGAAGTGGCGATGCTGGACCTCGCTCTCTTCGACCCACGCGACGACGCGGTGCGTCGACGACTGGAGAATCGTTTCGCCGCAGTTCGCACACTCGGGGGCGGTCTCCTCGTCTACGTCGTCGCCGAGCGGCGAAGTGGGTTCGACCATGTCGTCGCTGTAGGTCACCGGGACACTTTACCGCTGTCGTAGAAGCCTCTTCCGCCGACGCGTGTTCGTGATTTGGCGGCTCACCCGCCCGAGGGGTGGGCGACCGTCCGCTCGGTCCGCGGCGTCACGTCGTCGACGACGCGGACGCGGCCGTCGGGCCACCGCGTGATCAGGCGCGTCGGCGCCGCGTCTCCGAGGCCGAAGTGCGCGACCGGTTCCGCTTGGCTGTGGCCACCGCATCCCGCGTCGATGAGTCGCGACTGTGTACCGTCGGTCGTCTCCAACGTGACCGTCGCGCCGCGGGCGGGTGCGCCCGCCTCAGTAAGCGGTTTGGCTCTGAGCCAGTCGTCGTCGTTCGGCGCGGCGAACAGCGACAGCGGCTGCGACCCGGCCTCACCGTGGACGACCAGCAGTTCGAGGGTGCCGTCACCGTCGAAATCCGCGACCGTCACGCTGGTGCCCAGCCCTCTCGGTTCGAGCGCTTCGCCCGCGCTGACCCGTCGCCACGCGCCGTCGCTTCGGGTGAACAGGCGGTTCGGCGCACCGAGGGCGTTGACGAACAGTTCGAGCGACCCGTCGTTGTCGAAATCGGCGGCGACAACTGAACGAGTACGGGTCGGCTGGGTGAATTCTGGCGGGGCGACGTCGCGGAAGCGGTCGCCGGAGCGCGCGAACAGCCGGGTCGGCCCCTCCCAGTTGCCGCAGACGAACTCGCCGGTCGGCTCCGTCCCCGCACCGACGAACGAGAGACAGCGAGCGTCGCAGGAGGCGTCGGCGACGCCGCTTCGGGTAGCCACGTCCGTGAACTGGCCGCCATCGTTTCGCAGCAGCCGGTTCGGGCCGCGTTCGGTCGCCGCGAACACGTCCATCCGATCGGTGACGAGCGGGCCGCTCGCGAGCGCTCGAACGTCGGCGGCGACGTCCAACCCGACCGACTCGGCCATGTCGGTCACCTCCCGGTCGTCGCCGAGTTCGTAACACCGCATCGACGACCCGTTGCCCGCGACGAGCATCCCGTAGCGCCCGGTACCGTGGCGGTCGACGGCCGCGACCGACCAGCCGTTGCGTCGGTTACTCCGACCCGTGTTGACGTCGAGCGAGAAGGCGTCCGTCCACTCCGTGCCGTCGCAGTCGAAGAGGCGGTCGAGGGCCCCGTCGGTCCGACCGTAGCCGCCGGCGTTCTGGACGTACACCTCCTCGCGGCCGTCGCCGTCGAGGTCGGCGGCCGCGACGGCGATGCCGCGCCGCCGCTTGTCGGCGATGATGCCGGTGGCGATATCGACGAGCGCGCCACCGTCTCCCTCGCTCTCGTCCCACTGGAGGAGTTTGTTCGCACCGCTACTAGAGGTGACGTACGTGAGCGACCCCTGGGGACCGGCGGTGACCGCAGCGCCGTACCCCTTGAACGAGGGGGTGTCAGCGAGCAGGTCCGAACGCGCCTCGAACACATCTGTTTCAGCCGGTCCGGCTATAAGAGTGGACGGTCTCGGTTTCCGTCGTCAGGTTCAAAGCCGTCGTCGTCTTCGGGAATTCGGTGTGAGAGTCGGGTGGCGGCGTCTCCGCCTCAGTTCAGCACAGCGTCGAAAATCGCTCTCACGCGAGCACTCGGTGTCATCGAATCGAGTTCCCCGTCAATATCTATCTCGCCGAGCGACTCGGCGAACTCAGGACGTCGCCGGAGCGTCGCCACGTGGTAGAGATACGAGAGGCGAAGGAGCCACCGAGCGGCGTCAAGGTCGGCGTCGGTCCGAATCCGGAACGTCGTCCATCCCGAATCGGGGACGACGTGATGTTCGCTCGTCCTGCCCTCGTCGACTAGCGTGTCACGGAGCCGTTTCGGGTAGTTGATGTCGAGGATGCCGAATCGGTGAACGTGCCCGATTTCACGGGTGCCGAGCGTGAACTCGTTCCCGTCGAAGCGGTGCGGGGAGACGCCAACGCCGAGCCACGCCGAGGCGTCGGCGGTGAGTCGGTCGACGAGCTGTTCTCGTGTGGATGTGGTCGAACTCATACGGACGATACGCTGGCAGCCGAGATAACGGGCGCGTGAGATGGTGTTACTGCGTGCTACAGAACGCGAACGCGTCCGATTTCTGGGCCGTGAGAAACGCTCGGAGTTGCTCACCACCGGTATTGCTCACTATAGAGCGCTCTTAGCAGCGATTATGTACCCGACTGTGGGACATCCTCTCACCCGGTTACGGGGCACCTTTTCATGAGCCTGCACACGAGCGACGACCTGTCCGACGTTTCTCCCGCACACGACTCCCGGCTGGACGGCCGCGCGTTCGGCTCCACAGCGTCACGGTTCGGTACGAGAACGCTCCCGATCGGTGTACCATCTATCCCCGGGATACGCCCGCCGAAGAACGGGTAACCGTCTGGCTCACCGCCGACCTCAGCGCGTTCGTCGGTCTCGAAGCGAGGCGGTAACCCGGTTTCCTCAGTTCTCGCCGCGCCAACGCGCGTCCGACCAGCTACCGAACCGTCAGGAACTGAGCGTCGTCACCGTCTCGGAGATGACCTCCACACCGATGGCCAAACTTCGTTCGTCGACGTCGAACCTGCTCGAGTGATGTGGTGCAGGGTGGTCGGTACCGACGATTGCGTACGAGACCGTCCCACCCTGTTCCTCGACTGCCTTCATGAGGTATGTGGCGTCCTCGCTCGCTCCGAACTCACTCGTCTCCGTGACGTTCGTGACAGAACCATGTTTCCGTGCGACGTCGGCGATAGTCCTGCTGAACTCGAGGTCGCTGTCGGCTCGCGGCGCTTCGCCCGTGACCTCGAACTCGCCGACGCAGGAGTGCATTTCGGCGGCCGCGTCGATGATCCGTTCTGTCTCCCCGTGCAGGAACCCGAGGAGTTCGTTCGTTTCCCCCCGGACTTCGCCTTCGATACGCACCTCCTCCGCGATGATGTTCTGCGCAGTTCCGCCGTCGATACGGCCGACGTTGATTCGGGTCATCCCGTCGGCGTGACGGGGTATCGAGTACAGGTTCTGGACGGCTGTCGACGCCGCTTGCATGGCGTTGCGCCCCCGATTCGGATTCTTCCCCGAGTGGGCGGACTCGCCGTGGAATCGAGCCTCGAAGTTCGCGACGGCGAGCGGTTTCACGATTCCACCGACGACGTCTCCCGTCGGGTGACCCAGACCGACGTGGAGCCCGAGGAAGTAGTCGATGTCGTCGGTGTGCCGAGAGAGCGCCATCGGTTTTCCACCGCCGGCGCGCTCCTCGGCAGGCTGGAAGACGAGCTTGAACGTCCCGTCGAACTCGTCGCTCCGCTTCACGGCTTCGAACACGCCGAGCCCGATCGTAATATGCGCGTCGTGACCACAGGCGTGCATCACGCCTTCGTTCGTCGACCGAAACCCCTCGACGGAGGGTACGTGTTCCGAATCGTCCGCTTCCCGTTGAGGGAGCGCGTCGATATCGACGCGGAGAGCGACCGTCGGGCCGTCAGTCCCCTTCTCGAGGACCGCGATGGCCCCGGTGTGTCCGCCATCTGTCGATTCCAGGACGTCCGGCCGTGCTCCGGCGTCTGCGGCACTGTCGTGCCACTCCTGGAGCGTCGCGCTGTCCGGAAGGGCCATCCGATGTTCGCTCGCGTACGCCTCCGCTCCGATATGGAGTCGGTCGACGCCGATTCGTTCTACCTCGTCGACGATGCGACTCGTCGTGTAGTACTCACACCACGCGGGCTCCGGGTACCGGTGGAACTGCCGGCGAAGCTCACGCAATCGGTCCCGAACGGACTCGTCACTCATCGTCGAGTTCCCCAGCGTCAACGTCGGCGCCGAGCGCCCAATCTAACTTATCTCTGGAGATGTTTCGGCCGGACAGTTGGAGGACGACCGTCTTCCCGGCGAGTTCGTCGGCTGATTCCAACGCTCCCGCGACACTTGCGGCCCCAGCACCCTCGAGGAGGATATGCTCTCGTTCGACCATGGTTCGGACGGCCCTCCGTATCGCTTCGTCAGAGACGGTCAACATGTCCGTTAGCTTCTCGCCGAGAATCTCGGAGGTCAACGCGAACGGCACGCGCGACTGGAGTCCCTCCGCGAGGGTGTCCGCGCTCGGCTGAGGATCGAGGTGCCCCTCGTTCCACGCTCGGTACATCGCGTCCGCGTTAGACGACTGGACACCGACGACGTCCGCGTCCGCCACGTCACCGACGGTCAGACAGTACCCCGACGCACTACTCCCCCCGCCGATGGGACAGAAGACGGTGTCGATGTCCGGACGGTCGTCGAGAACCTCCAGTCCCGCCGTCCCGACGCCGGCGATGAGAAGTGGTTCGTTGGCCGAGTGGACGTACCGATACCCGTGCTCGCTGGCCTGTTTTTCGGCCCACTCTCGGGCGTCGTCGTAGTCGCGCCCCACCCTGTGAACCTCAGCGCCGAATCGCTCGATCGCCTCGACTTTGTCCTCGTTCGGCTCTCCGGGAACGGCGATCACGACGGGGATATCGAACGTCCGTCCGGCGTAGGCGACGGACTGGCCGTGGTTCCCCGTACTCGCCGCTATCAGCCCACGGTCGTGGAACTCGGGGTCGAGTTGGGAGCACAGATTGAGGCCCCCTCGAACTTTGAAGGCGCCCGTCGGGAGAGTATCGTCCCGCTTCAGATACACGTCTGCGTCCAGTTCACCGGAGAGGTACTGGCTTCGGACGAGCGGAGTCTTCGGGAGGTGGCGGTCGGTGACTCGTCGCGCTCTGAAGACGTCTCCGAGTGTTGGTGGTGTGAGATCGTGATAGGGAAATACTGTCGTTTCGTCAGGTGATTCTATTGGCTCATACGCAGTCATGCTCGGAATTGGTCCATCCGACCCATAACTGTGTTCCTCGTCTCGTGTCCTCTCGTAATCAGTTCGAGTTGGATCGCGCCCTCTTTCGAGTTCGATTGCACCCTCTTTCGAGTTCGACCGTCACTCCCGCCAGCGCGCGTCCGACAGCGTCTGCTGGACCGCCTCCTCGCCGACGGCCGCCGCGAGCGTCTGAAACCCCTGTCGCTCGACGTTGTCCTTCGCGTTCGCGACGAGTCGGGAGACGATGAACTCCGGCGTCGACTTGCCGACGGTGCCGAACCGCGGTTGGTAATCGACGCGGAGTTCCAGGTCGGGCGTCAACCCTTCCGCGAAGATACCGTCGATGCGCGCCGCCACCGGTAGCGGACTCAGGTCGTCGGCGAGGTGCGTGACGTAGACGCCGACGGCGTTTCTGTCGACGGTGAGGCCGACGAGCCCACCGAGCAAATCGGCCGCCCGCCCGGGTTCGGTGATGGCCTCGAACTCGTCGACGAGCATCAGCGTCCGCCCCTCGCCCGACAGCGGCGGGACGATGGATTTGAGCGTCGATTCGAGGACGCCGGCGTTGAAACTCGCGTGCCGCCGGTGGAAGACGACGGTGTCGAAGTCGCCGACCTGCGCGCGAGTCGCCGGCACGGGCAGGCCCATCGCGGCCAGCAGTGCCACCTGACACAGCGTCTCCAACAGCGTCGTCTTCCCGCCGGAGTTCGCGCCCGTCAGGACGGTCACGCGCTCGTCGGCGGGCGGTTGCGGGTCCGCCGAGAGCGTGTGGTGGCCGACGGCGTAGGTGACGGGTTGGACGTCGTCGTCCAAGAAGAGGTGGCGCGCGTCGACGGCGGCGACGCCGAACGGTTGGCCGTCGCGTCCGCCCAGTTCCGGTCGGACGAGGTCGTGTGTGTCGGCAAAGCGGGCCAAAGAGAGCGCGAACGCGCTGTCTTCGACCGCGCTCACGGCGGCGTCGATGTCGTCGCGGGCGGCCTCGATGGTCTCTCTGAGGTCGGCGGCGACGCTGGCCTCGCGCTCGTCGACCCGCTCGCGGAGGTCCGCGGCGAGCGTCCGGAGCGTGGTACTGACGAAATCCGCGGCGTCGACGGGGTCGTCCGCCGCCGCGCCGAGCACGTCCTCGCGCGAGAGTTCGGTCTCGGCGGCGACGTAGTCCGCAACCGCGTGCTCGAAGTCGTCGAGGTTACGCGCGCCCGCCTCCCGCACGGTTTCGAGCAGGTCGAACGCGCCGGATTCGAGGCGCTCGGCGGCTTCCAGCCGCTCGCGGAGGCGGTCGAGTTTCTCGTCCGCGCCTTCGAGCACGTCGTCACCCTCGACGTAGCCGAGCGCGCCCACGGCCTCCGAGAGCGCGTCCTCGTCGGCGTCGGCAAGCGGCGCGAACGGTCCCACATCGAGGCCGATGTCGCGCAAGGCAAGCGCGGTTTCGACGGCGGCGCGTTCCGTTCCGCCCGCCTCGTCGTAGGCGGCGAACGCCGCGAGCACGTCGTCTCGGGCGGCGTCGTCCAGCTCGGCCCACGCCTCGCGGGCGGCCTCGATCTCGTCGAGTCGCGCCTCGCGGGCGGAGCGCTCCGGCAGCGGCGTCAGCACGCGGATTCGGTCCCCTGCGTGGCGCGTCACCGCGTGTTCGCCCGCCAGCGAGAGCAACTCGTCGTAGACGGAGCGGGCGTCTCTCGTCCCGAGCGTCGCCATCCCGGCGTCGCCGTTGGCCCGCCGGAGGATGCGCGTCGCGCGTCCGGCGGGGATTCCTGCTTCGGTCAACGCCCGCACGTCGGCGGATTCGATGGCGTCGACGGCGGCGGCGACGCCGAGCGCTTTTTGCAATCTGTCGCTCGTCTTCGGTCCGACTCCCCAGTACTCCTGCAGTCGCATGGTCGTGGCTGAGGCGGACGCGTCTTAGTGGTTACTCGTTCGCCGCCGCAAAAATCCGACCTCAGTCGAACGCGACGGTCGATTCTCTCGTCGCGTCCGACACCGAGAGCGAGGCGAGAATGTGCGCTAGCGTCGTCACCGCCTCCTCGTGGTCGGCGCGCGACGCCTGCAGCGACATCGGCGTCACGCCGAGTTCGCGGTACGGTTCGAAGTCCGCTCGCGTCGCTGCGCCACGTCGGACGTACTCTTGGCCGAGGAGGACGAGCAGGGAGTGGAACTGGACGAGTTCCTGCTTTTTCATTGCGAGTGTTCTTCGGGCTGAAGCCGGGTAAGCGCCACGGTGGGGCGAATTACGAGCGTAGTCGTCACGGTAATCCGATCGAGATATCCAGAGAGATGTCTGAATAGACATTCGGATATCTCGATGGTTTTGACTTCATCGAATCTATATTCTATTGATAGTTTTACGAAGCGCTGCTGAATAGAGAGGATGCATTCAGCGCACGACGTGTACCATCTCCGCGCGACCAAACTCCCACGGAGTTAGCCCTCGACAGGACAACTAGTTCCCTCGGTAGCTGTCATTTCGGTCGTGCCAGCTCGTTTTTCCCCCTCGGGAGGGTATTTTTCGAGTGATGACTGTGGCTATTTTAGACGAGAACAAAGAAACTGTCCGCCGGTACTACAAAGAGGTCGTGGAAGCCGGCCATACGGAACTGCTCACCGAACTGATCGCCGAGGACGTCGTCAACCACAATCCGTTATCCGACGAGTCGCTCACAGCCGAGGAGGCGCGGGGATTCGAGGGGTTCCGCCGCCACGTTGAGGTATTTCAGGAGGCCTTCCCCGACAGAACGTTCAGTATCGAGGACCTGATCGCCGAGGGAGATAGCGTTTCGGCCCGGCTCAGGTTCGAAGGAACGCACGAAGGACGGTTCGCTGGAATCGAACCCACCGGGAACCGGATATCGGGGTCCTCAATGGCGTTTTACCGCATCGAAGACGGGAAGATCGTCGAACGGTGGTACGAGACTGACAATTTGGAGTTGTTCAAGCAACTGGACGCCATCGAACGACACGCCCAGTAACGTCTCACCTCCTTTCTCCTCTATGAGAGTTATAACCAACCGCTCAGTAAGCCCGATTAGCACGGTCTTGGTCTCGACGGACCGCACTCGGTAAGCGCCCTGTATTCACCACGCCATCTCTGTCACGGGTTGCGGACTTCGACAGAGCCACCGATTCCGACTGCTACGACGGGCCGGGCTATCGGTTCCACCCGCCGCCGAACGACTCGAACCGTTCGAGGTCGTGGCCGTACAGCACGTCCGCGTCGTGGCGACGCTGGAGTTCCTTGAGGAGTTGGAGGCTGTCGAACCAGTCGCGCTCGCTCCACAGCAAGCCCGGACCGAGCGGGACTTCGTCGGTGTAGTTGGCGTCGACGTAACACTCGTCGCCCGCGATGAGTACTGTTTCGTCGGGGAGGTCTATCTTCGCGCCCATCACGCCGGGCGTGTGGCCGGGGAGGTGGAGCAGTTCGAAACCCTCGAACAAGGTGGTGCGGTGGCGGTGAACGATCTCCCAGTTGAGGTCGTAGTCGAAGTCCGAGGCGAGATAGGCGATAGAGCCCTCCGTCGTCTTCGCGCTGTAGTAGGCGAACTTCAGTTCCTCCTCGTGGACGTATACCGGAACGTCGGTACCCGCGAAGTTGTACAGGCCGCCCGCGTGGTCGAGGTGGAGGTGGCTCATCACGACGGCGTCGATGTCCGAGAGCGCGTAGCCGGCGGCGTCGAGGTCGGATTCGAGATCGTGCTCTGCGGCGTCGTGGTGTTCGAACGCCCCGTACAGCGGCGCGGGCCAGTAGCCGTCGCCAGCCTCGGGGTGCGACCCGGTGTCCCACAGCACCGTCGCCTCGGGGTGGTCGACGACGGCGTTCCAGACGACGAACTCGGTCATCTCGTGGTCGGGGTTCGGGTTGTCGGCGCGTCCCATCGCGTAGCCGTCGACGACGTAGTTCGTGTCCGCGCGGACGCGCCCCCGGTCGAGCAGGTGGATGCTGGCGTCAACCATAGGGAGAGTAGGGTCGGCCCGGCGATAACTGTTCAGCACGCCGAGAGATGTAACGGCCAAACCCTTGCGCGTCGAATACGGAGATATGGACGACCCGACCGTCGCGGAGGAGTGGCCCGATCAACCGCTGACCGGCGAGGAGACCCGAGAACTGCTGGACGACGAGGTGACCGTCGTCCACGTGATGGACCACGACCCGGCGACGCGCGGCGTGATTCTCGGCGACGACGACCCC from Haloprofundus halobius includes:
- a CDS encoding CRTAC1 family protein; this translates as MFEARSDLLADTPSFKGYGAAVTAGPQGSLTYVTSSSGANKLLQWDESEGDGGALVDIATGIIADKRRRGIAVAAADLDGDGREEVYVQNAGGYGRTDGALDRLFDCDGTEWTDAFSLDVNTGRSNRRNGWSVAAVDRHGTGRYGMLVAGNGSSMRCYELGDDREVTDMAESVGLDVAADVRALASGPLVTDRMDVFAATERGPNRLLRNDGGQFTDVATRSGVADASCDARCLSFVGAGTEPTGEFVCGNWEGPTRLFARSGDRFRDVAPPEFTQPTRTRSVVAADFDNDGSLELFVNALGAPNRLFTRSDGAWRRVSAGEALEPRGLGTSVTVADFDGDGTLELLVVHGEAGSQPLSLFAAPNDDDWLRAKPLTEAGAPARGATVTLETTDGTQSRLIDAGCGGHSQAEPVAHFGLGDAAPTRLITRWPDGRVRVVDDVTPRTERTVAHPSGG
- a CDS encoding ATP-dependent DNA helicase — its product is MTWREVFGHDEPYPEQADGIETAVETAVDGGFTVVEGACGTGKTMLALTAGIDRVRDPDSPYERVVVLTSVKQQLRQFEDDLRTINANLPDEWRPVSGLTLVGKSDVCPYSRERVAGVDDSNVYERCEGLRERTRNLASESGPTTASALTGEARRAQTGLADTGAGGPSYLQAAGEPTPYLPEMPEHGDTEFCPFYAQFLDDLPEDGDPVEAVPFDFEDAGLLEPSDLVSLSAGFGTCPHSTMGAVLPHVEVVLGNYYHAFDPTTVATFTGPLVDETTFLVCDEAHMLEPRVRDLVSSGVGDRSLRDAENEVTRVIQPVEFDEAGQEMRGSTADADLVRGELKKSDVTLRELKETRNFLRDLREELDRRVTAHLDGEVPDWRADLTRLDDAEIPLRDPEEPGVDEITEWAEEAGYDGGTWVRAQTVGAVVGRILNSAEEDDKQRAAPGVGRVLGEWYRCDHERYFRELELERTWDEMEPPDSWRRAYNARLALYNCVPSDAIGDRLAEFGGGVLMSATLAPMDIFRTVSGLDALADSGRPVEERTYGLTFPEANRASFAVDAPKFTYANRGAPDEENPTRQAYADAVSEVARSPGNVLVGMPSYGEAEWMAGVLERRVDKPVLLDESSDDGTTESLKAEFFGGEGKVLVTSLRGTLTEGVDYRGDRLSAAVVCGVPLVNTSSPRTKAVKTAYDRAFDGSGFETALTVPAVRKARQAIGRVIRGDDEVGVRVFVDARYARESWNGVREYFPDYEREEFQPVSPDMLGFGLERFWSSR
- a CDS encoding S8 family serine peptidase, producing MSRRLLACFLVVCVLVSASSAPLAGSVVATVPLLPESDSVTTAPYGQVSRTGGHIVSTERVHDRGITGDGVAVGVVGTSFDSEAASIRSHVAGHRRAVERSTDGGVAVGPRRSDGRHDTAVAAVVAETAPDTELYLAAVGDNPTPEEYERAVEWMMANDVSIVVDAGSYFSSDPTTNGRITAVAERAASNGTLFVTSAGNYANSQWVGEGPSEGWVNFSNETQGNRLAGGNVTRGTVSLRLSWNTSADYDLYLYRDRGGGPDPVVAKSVRRQNASNDSAPDDANASGESWEAIDVSVPHGRYYVAVDAHNGSNESRLRLLSSRQSLEHTVSNGSVVAPATGDGVVAVGAVDADSGRAAQYSSRSDTFVDVWGPASVRTEFGSLEGTSAAAPYVAGTAALVASTSCEESIRSEEMVELLRASGAGDDRYTPDSVPVVEATRAIETAEKTGDDECLVAG
- a CDS encoding amidohydrolase yields the protein MSDESVRDRLRELRRQFHRYPEPAWCEYYTTSRIVDEVERIGVDRLHIGAEAYASEHRMALPDSATLQEWHDSAADAGARPDVLESTDGGHTGAIAVLEKGTDGPTVALRVDIDALPQREADDSEHVPSVEGFRSTNEGVMHACGHDAHITIGLGVFEAVKRSDEFDGTFKLVFQPAEERAGGGKPMALSRHTDDIDYFLGLHVGLGHPTGDVVGGIVKPLAVANFEARFHGESAHSGKNPNRGRNAMQAASTAVQNLYSIPRHADGMTRINVGRIDGGTAQNIIAEEVRIEGEVRGETNELLGFLHGETERIIDAAAEMHSCVGEFEVTGEAPRADSDLEFSRTIADVARKHGSVTNVTETSEFGASEDATYLMKAVEEQGGTVSYAIVGTDHPAPHHSSRFDVDERSLAIGVEVISETVTTLSS
- a CDS encoding luciferase family protein produces the protein MSSTTSTREQLVDRLTADASAWLGVGVSPHRFDGNEFTLGTREIGHVHRFGILDINYPKRLRDTLVDEGRTSEHHVVPDSGWTTFRIRTDADLDAARWLLRLSYLYHVATLRRRPEFAESLGEIDIDGELDSMTPSARVRAIFDAVLN
- a CDS encoding DUF7576 family protein, with the translated sequence MTYSDDMVEPTSPLGDDVDEETAPECANCGETILQSSTHRVVAWVEESEVQHRHFCGDDCREAYDVD
- a CDS encoding DUF7511 domain-containing protein, with amino-acid sequence MLSPGYGAPFHEPAHERRPVRRFSRTRLPAGRPRVRLHSVTVRYENAPDRCTIYPRDTPAEERVTVWLTADLSAFVGLEARR
- a CDS encoding threonine ammonia-lyase; its protein translation is MTAYEPIESPDETTVFPYHDLTPPTLGDVFRARRVTDRHLPKTPLVRSQYLSGELDADVYLKRDDTLPTGAFKVRGGLNLCSQLDPEFHDRGLIAASTGNHGQSVAYAGRTFDIPVVIAVPGEPNEDKVEAIERFGAEVHRVGRDYDDAREWAEKQASEHGYRYVHSANEPLLIAGVGTAGLEVLDDRPDIDTVFCPIGGGSSASGYCLTVGDVADADVVGVQSSNADAMYRAWNEGHLDPQPSADTLAEGLQSRVPFALTSEILGEKLTDMLTVSDEAIRRAVRTMVEREHILLEGAGAASVAGALESADELAGKTVVLQLSGRNISRDKLDWALGADVDAGELDDE